A stretch of the Malus domestica chromosome 08, GDT2T_hap1 genome encodes the following:
- the LOC139198023 gene encoding uncharacterized protein, whose protein sequence is MNHPNNHANDIANPDDNANSDDNANPDEIVENYHTPLWKYVKKLEKVGKRGGGNAEFKCNYCQKTYKGSYSRVKFHLLKMAGNGVAPCSKVTDENLVEMKKLIRECEYKLKSSAPKNVSLPNTGSFCYDLPEVNLDPKKRKGTSGPLSKAFNKEARDQCDAEVARMFYTCGLSFNLARNPHYRNSYVRASTLPGYVPPGYNALRTTLLQQEKSHIEQCLQPIKRTWSTKGVSLCSDGWTDAQRRPLINIMATCESGPMFLRAINCEGEYKDKHCIANFLTEAIKEIGHENVVQVITDNAPVCRAAGLLIEAHYPHIFWTSCVVHTLNLALKSICSPKQTDVSYDDCNWISTIASDVWSIKNFIMNHSMRLSMFNEHCKLKLLSIAETRFASTLVMLRRFKEVKESLQQMVISPNWALYKEDDLVKAMTVKQKILDEYFWEKIDYILFFTAPIYEAIRMADTDKPCLHLVYEW, encoded by the exons ATGAATCACCCTAATAATCATGCGAATGATATTGCTAATCCGGATGATAATGCTAATTCGGATGATAATGCTAATCCGGATGAGATTGTTGAAAATTATCATACTCCGTTGTGGAAGTATGTCAAAAAGCTCGAAAAAGTGGGAAAAAGAGGAGGAGGGAATGCTGAATTTAAATGCAATTATTGTCAGAAAACTTACAAAGGATCATACTCTAGGGTCAAGtttcatttgttaaaaatgGCTGGAAACGGGGTCGCGCCTTGCAGCAAGGTTACTGATGAAAATCTTGTAGAAATGAAAAAGTTAATTCGAGAGTGTGAATATAAGCTGAAGAGTTCTGCTCCTAAGAATGTTTCTTTGCCCAATACTGGTTCTTTCTGTTATGATCTACCCGAAGTGAATCTTGATCCAAAGAAGAGAAAGGGAACAAGTGGGCCTCTTAGTAAAGCTTTTAACAAGGAAGCTCGAGATCAGTGTGATGCTGAAGTTGCAAGGATGTTTTATACATGTGGCTTATCATTTAACCTTGCAAGAAATCCGCACTATCGAAACTCATATGTTCGAGCTTCTACACTTCCAGGGTATGTTCCACCAGGTTACAATGCACTACGGACTACTCTTTTGCAACAAGAGAAGAGTCACATTGAGCAATGCCTCCAACCAATCAAGCGCACATGGAGCACTAAAGGTGTAAGTTTGTGCAGTGATGGGTGGACAGATGCACAAAGGAGACCACTTATTAATATTATGGCAACTTGTGAAAGCGGGCCAATGTTCTTGAGGGCAATTAATTGTGAAGGTGAATATAAAGACAAGCATTGTATTGCCAACTTCCTTACAGAAGCTATTAAAGAAATTGGTCATGAAAATGTTGTTCAAGTGATCACTGACAATGCTCCTGTCTGTAGAGCTGCTGGGTTACTTATTGAGGCCCACTATCCCCATATCTTTTGGACATCCTGTGTTGTTCACACTCTTAATCTTGCTTTGAAGAGTATATGCTCTCCGAAACAAACAGATGTTTCGTACGATGACTGCAATTGGATTTCAACTATTGCTAGTGATGTTTGGTCCATAAAAAATTTTATTATGAACCATAGCATGAGATTGTCTATGTTTAATGAACATTGCAAACTAAAGTTGCTCTCCATTGCCGAAACAAG atTTGCTTCCACACTTGTGATGCTTAGAAGATTTAAGGAAGTAAAGGAAAGTTTACAACAAATGGTGATTAGCCCGAATTGGGCTTTGTACAAAGAAGATGATTTGGTTAAAGCAATGACGGTGAAGCAAAAAATATTGGATGAGTACTTTTGGGAGAAGATTGATTATATTCTTTTCTTTACAGCTCCAATATATGAGGCTATTAGAATGGCTGACACAGATAAGCCTTGTCTTCACTTGGTGTATGAGTGGTGA
- the LOC103427439 gene encoding uncharacterized protein translates to MRNMGLVGNGCDEAGAGSSPSPQQKRLQPENLVSLNHEFTCKGSSSAPLTVKGWKELTMEEKMEIANGLKQRPEDNCRNGRSPKETSFSTDSLPSVSQSLYRLSMTAAPVTVFLAE, encoded by the exons ATGCGTAATATG GGATTGGTCGGCAATGGGTGTGATGAGGCCGGAGCTGGTTCAAGCCCATCACCACAACAAAAACGTTTGCAACCAGAAAACCTCGTCAGCCTCAACCATGAGTTTACATGCAAGGG ATCAAGTAGCGCTCCATTGACAGTCAAGGGGTGGAAAGAATTGACTATGGAGGAGAAGATGGAAATTGCGAATGGTTTGAAG CAACGCCCAGAAGATAACTGTAGAAATGGCAGATCTCCCAAGGAGACCTCTTTCTCAACCGACAGTTTACCATCAGTGTCGCAGAGTTTGTACCGCTTAAGCATGACAGCGGCGCCGGTGACGGTGTTTTTGGCAGAGTAG
- the LOC139187685 gene encoding uncharacterized protein: MEWPPLNEIDANVQMPNPNDEAMFDEATMVDDDEVMGKSTKATLKPKPSWFDDDDDDCIGQNPNDEGEGIQNAIGDPMARLQLRKKRNYCEVCCEEVEDHKSYNCPYFVLVPKGARVGEHCDIVCTECGEQVSKHEGELNVHYEGRAILKYCHRCQDYRSHWTEECESMRK, from the exons ATGGAGTGGCCTCCGTTGAACGAGATCGATGCGAACGTCCAGATGCCGAACCCTAATG ACGAAGCCATGTTCGACGAAGCAACCATGGTCGATGATG atgaAGTAATGGGCAAATCTACTAAAGCTACCCTCAAACCAAAACCAAGTTGGttcgatgatgatgatgatgactgcATTGGGCAGAATCCTAACG ATGAAGGTGAAGGTATACAAAACGCGATTGGAGACCCAATGGCTCGACTCCAATTGCGAAAAAAACGTAATTACTGTGAAGTTTGTTGTGAGGAAGTTGAGGACCATAAGAGTTACAATTGCCCGTACTTTGTTTTGGTCCCAAAGGGCGCTCGTGTTGGCGAACACTGCGATATAGTTTGCACAGAATGTGGTGAGCAAGTTTCTAAGCACGAAGGTGAGCTTAATGTGCACTATGAAGGACGTGCTATTTTGAAGTACTGTCATCGGTGTCAGGATTACCGTAGCCACTGGACTGAAGAATGTGAGTCTATGCGAAAATAG